GCTTTTAAAAGGCCCAATCTCTGCCTCGAATTTGGGGTTAAAGAACATGGCGATGGAGATCCTTTCTTTCTCTGCATTTACTGTTACCCTGTGTTCAATGCTCTTATAAGCCCCATTGCTCAAGATCTGCAAAATGACATGTATCCACGAGTACATTTATACACATGATAACTGCAATGTTTTATAAGTTCTCTGATAGaggaatcatttttttttttttttatgggcaaTTTCAAATTAACTGAAACAAACTACAAAACGAGGGGATAAATAGGATCCCTACAAACACTTCAAAACAAACATTAATTACAgtgcaagaaaaagaaacttaatAAACGGATAATCGACTTGCATGCAGTCGAGAGATCAGACGCCGCCTTGAAGAGATCGTTTTTTTGTGCTAAAGAAAGATGCTACGTACATGAGCATGCAAGAAGAAGATCATGAGCAGTACTAAAACAATTTTGTGATTGCGGAATTATTTATTTGTGGATACCAATAACGTTAGAACATATGGATGGCTACTGTGCCTAATCCTCGATTTTCTAATTCATATTCACATGGGATATGATTCCCAGCTAAGAGTACATCACGAGAAAGTACCTAGGGTCAGAACTTGTCCCGCTGGGGTAACTCTCATGCATGGCCTGTGCATGGGAGCCAAATAAGTTTAGGATTGCCAAGTGTCGCATGATCTTACCTAGAAAAGAAGCGTATGGTAACTCATAATACCAGTTCTCGTAACCAGGCAAATTAAAGTACTACTCGATCGGTGCAGTCAAGGGGCGCGGCAGATCAGGCCCACAAACATTTTGTGTTAATTCACGATTTGCATGAGTATGCATGCATGATTAGATCGATCGATcttagaatttaattaatttcacatgttttgtaagtaaatataatcatataacAACTGGCAGTATCATTGATCTATACTCTATAGTACTAGAATCTTGACGATCAGGACAATCATACAGTATTACTTACTTCTTTTGAAATGACATTAATACTATTTGAAATTACTATAGTATACATGAGGGATTGCTATATATTCATGTTCACGAGCTGCAGTCCGACCAATGCGGTCTtttatatattgtgatatacaaatatatatatatatacacacactaggGAATGGCCCCAGGGTACACCTaatataatgatttaaataaataaaaaaaaagtgaaaaagttaGTAGCTTATTtgtatagaaaaagaaaatatatataaggttaaagaaaggcaaaaaataagataaaaaaatctaaacttcaGCAAAATATGAGCAATGGTCTGCATCcatattgaattatctatttattttctatataataataaaatattattaatttaatatttttttaattttaatttttatcacattttatagttctactaattaaaatattaataataattatattctagtaatcaaattaataatattaaatattaatattaataataattatattctaattaaatgaataattaatattatataatattgagtgttttaagtattttattagttaaatttactcAAAGTTGAATTTTATAATGAGAATGCTCTAAAGCATTTCTGTTCtaaagagtaaaattatcatcttaatttttttattttaaaaaattgaaacaaaaagaaaggaaaatgagtaCTGTCAGAACTTAAAGGACATGAAAAAGAGACATCAATTCATGTGCACCACGGGGCTATTAAAGGTTTTTTGGTAAAACATGATCCTTCATTAAATTTTACGAGGAAACTACATGTTAAATGGTCAAAGGTATTAAAgactttttgataaaataagatCTTTCATTAAATTCTATAAGGAAACTACACATCAAATTATCAATTAGGATCTTAAGGGTCTTTTAGTAAAACATGAATTAACGAATttaacaggaaaaaaaattaaggtaaaacaataaaaattactatttacaattaaatagtcatttattataatagaatagaaatATGTGATTTAAATGGAAGATTTAATCTCCAATTTCTTGACCGAATTAATTGGTGAATATAGAAAGATCATATAGACACAATATTAATTAACTTCTCAGGAAGTGGAGTACTATGTCTCTGAGTATTAAAGAGTGTAGAACCCAGGTGATATGTCTTATCTTTCTAGAATGAAACTATTGGCCAATTCTTGAGTTCAGTAATTGAAAAGAATCTCTATTCCGTTATATACATGCATGCGTTACTGATCATTATACACAACTTATATGAATTTATCtaaaatgacaagaaaaattattatattagactgaaaaaataaaagtttgatCAAGATCTCTAAGGTGGTTTCCAAAATCTAGACTATGTTTAACATACGTTGATCGAGCTGGTTAATTTTCTTTAGAAATTAAAGATGGGTTAGAGCCATAGATCAGAGCCAAAGGCGGTATATATGACAAACCTCTATAATGTCTCCTACGTTAACAACCAAGGCATCTGGGAGGAAGTTCACCGGCATCCAAACCCCATCTTTCTTTATCTGGAGACCTTCTACTCCATTGACTTGATGAAGGATGGTTATACCACTGGCATCGGAGTGAGGGGTAAGGCCAACAACAAGCTCTGGTTGTGGGCATGGAGGATAGCAGGTCATCCTCATTGATTGCATCCCATCTACAAATAactcctccatctctctcttaTCTATATTCAGAGATTTTCCCATTAACCCCACAAGTGTCATGGCAAGCTCTTGCAACTCTGAGAAGTATGATTCTAAGGTGTTCCTGTCGGAAGAATCGGAAGAAGTGAAAAATATGACAAAAGTTGAGGTGTTTATCTGATCAGAGAGGAGGGAAAGATAGAATTACCTCAAGGAAGAAGGGAGCTTTGGGAATAAATGTGGCTTTCTTCTCTGAATAGGGTTGATCAGCATGTAGAATCTATCACCCCAGTCAAGTTTTTGATCTTTGGATCGGATGACTGTTCCATAACCTTCAGCATCACCTGGCCTTACCTTGTATTTCGTTTTCTCCTCCATGGAAAGATTGAAGAATTCTTCAATCTCTTGTTTCAGCTTATTTAATAGTGAAGAGCTAACTCCATGGTTCACAATCTGTAATTTATACGTACACAACACATATAAGTACTATTTAACATTCATTTTTGTtatggagaaggaaaaaaaaaaaacaacaagaaGAAGATCAAAAACTAGACAGTCCACAGTTAATATTGTATTAATTTGTtgttataattgttattataacCCAACAATATTTGATCAATATACATTGAtcttcaaattttcttctcGATTAATATTAATTGTTCCAATTCATGAAGTTGGTCACTCTAGTCCGAaggcaatttttattttttttagacaaatatatggtaatgtttgaaaaatattgaagaaaaCCTGAAAGAGGCCCCAATCTTTGCAACTTGAATGCAACTTCTGTAGTTCTAGATAGCATTCTGTGGGCTCCCCGAAGACCAACTTTTCCATATCAATTGTGGGGATCACTGCAGCCAAGGTATTAATACCGCAATCAGAGAGACCAAGATCAGGCTCTTGATCTCGACAGATATAGCTCTTCGGGACTGCTGCTGTCGACATTTGCTCTTTGGCGAACTCCTTAACATTCATGAGAACTGGATTTGAGCTTGAAAAGTCAACTCCCTCCATTGTTACGCTTTGCCAATATTGTTGCTTATGATCTTACCACGGCCTGCACCTCTTAGCATGCTGCCATGGCCTTTATATAGCCTGAAAGAACTTGGGgcgaaaacaaaaaaaacaaaaaaacaaaaaaaaaaaaaaaaaaaaagaattatatcaGTATTAGGACAagaaagtaataataatgatgTGTTTGAAAATATATGGAAGCCTTGACAGACACGAGGAGGATAGCGCATGCATATAAGAaccaaatatattaattaaaataattaattgtttcactttttCCTTCTGGTAATTAACGCATGCAAAAGTTGTGGCAGTTTTCATGCAGATTGACGTACGTGTCCTACACCTAGAATAGCTAGTTAATTATTTAGCCCGCCACCTTCAATTTATAagaatctcaattttttttttttttttccttttacgcTTGAGGTACTGAAATTTTGTGCaccaaagatatatatatattaaagatgatttctTCAGATCCAGCAATGCAAGCTGCTTTTGAATTTCCTATATGATAATATGatcaatattatattagaatattaaatCAATTAATGAATAAAATGGGAAAGAAAGCAGAAGCCTTGTAATGAAATTAATGGCCAGCTGCCGTCTCAAAATAGAATGGTTTAAGGAGTAGGAAAGGGACAGATAGACGTTCAGCGTTAAATTGCCACATGCAGCTTAATTGGACCAGATAATTAcacacataatatatatatatatatatatagagagagagagagagagagagagagagagagagagagagagagagaggacggtAGGAATAACcatattattaaatgaaaatactGTAACCTAAATTATAAGTTAGTATATATTGGCAACAAATAGCCTTTATATATGGGCGGTACACTATCACTTACAAGTTACCATTAAGCTAAAAtcattcaattatatttttaatttgtttattcatatttttttattattttaaaatattttttaaaaaaataaaataaaatatcaatacactaataattattttctttaactattaagtaaaaaaaatttaaaaataaaatacaagaggTGTCAAAGTAgcatttttgtttatatatatatttacttatatatGTGGGCTTCGTTAATTACCTAAATCGTACGTATACTCCGACGTTGCTGCGAtatattgaaatttaattaagtgCATGCATGCTTAGACAATTACAAGCTAATTGGAACCTTCTgcatgaagttaaaaaaaaaacattgacttctataaaataaaaattaaataaaaaacattgaCCACCTGcgttatattataattaatatgttgttaaatagtattggatatatatataattccagccgaAATCCACAAGATCGAGACGGTGGAGAACTATTATAATTAATGGATCATAAAATGTTTTTACGAGTCCCCAGGCATGCATGCATCAGGAATTTTATAAAGCCGTCTttgtaattgtaaatataattaattctaGATGATCGTATTATTAGGTGAGAAAGGCCGTGATTGCACGTTATTAGATTCTATGCACAGTGAATgcgcacacacatatatatttgtattttttttaaattgatgttACGAgacttttctcttcttttcttttttttctttttttttcttttcttaaatcaATATATATCATGACGTTTCATTCATCAACTAAGATCGACACAAAGTTTATTCTTAATTAACTCATTACGAATATAATTTAGTCCTTTCTCCGTCAACCGTATCTTCTCGATCTGCATGATCAAGCAGTGCATATTTTACCAATCTGTGAGCAATCATGTTAGCTTCTCTATACATAAATTGAACTTTTCATGAGATATTGTAGCAAAGAATCCTTCTAATATTTTCACAAACCAATCCATTCGAAGCCCAACTCTTGTATCATGTTGTAGTTACAGCTTTAGCTACAGCCTATACATCACCTTTCAAAAGTACATTTTTGAAATCCAACTCAACACACACATCCATAGCTCTTCTAAGCACCATAGACTTTGTTGTAACGGCCTCTAAAACATGCTCTAACCTTACACAAAGACACATTTGAATTTTTCCTTCAAAATCCCTAGTTATAACTCCAATCCCAATTCTTTTAGATCATGAGTCCACAGCTGCATCCCAGTTCACATTTATTACATGCTCCTCTAGTCTACACCAGCTACTAATACTTCTGTCAAATCTTTGTATCATCTGGTTTCCTAAGATGTTAACTTGTGCACTCTTAAAGTCTTCTAGTCCTTGTTGAATAGTAGAGAACACTTGCTGAGGTGATTCAAATTTATTCTCAAAGAGAAACACGTTTATTCTATATACCAGATTCTCTTCATAACAACAACCACTAGCTCCAATTAGTCATCTTGCAAGCTAATTAGTAGCTCTTCCATAACTCTAGGAAATCACTGAAATTCCTAGACCACTTATGCACATGACTTTGATTTACAAACCAAACATCAATAGCTACTGGGCAATTCCATAGCACATGACAAATTGTCTCTTCCTCCAACTCACATGGGGCATAACTGTGCAATGATAAtatgtttcttcatcaaattCTATTTAATAGAAAGTATCTCATGACAGGCTCTCCATATGAACATTTTAGCACTACCGGGGAccttttatgtttatattgCATTGAAGGATATTTATTATTCTGTATGTTTGGCCactatatctttatatatatatatatatatatagtggctATTTAACAACTATTTAATAGAAATTCTTGTTTTccatccatttttcttgtttttcagtTAATTTTTAACACCGTTTGTATATACACATCAATAGGTAGAGTTAAGAAAAAGGCGTGCTTTGTGCTTTGAGAGTGTTAAGAGAGAgatcaaagagagagagagagagagagatcagtgACTCTTCCACTAAGAGAGAAGTTTTGTAAGGGTTGTTAAAGGTGATTTAGTCGAAGTTTTGCGGGCAATAAAGTGAGAGTTTGAGGGAATCTGACACCTCTGGGCTTTGTTTCATTAATAGCCTAAGAGAGCGTTATTTTTGGGGGTTGAAGTTTCTTTGCTGCTACTTCGACTATCTCGTCGTTCTTACAGAGAGAAGCTTCTGGTGCGTTAATATAAGATGAGAGAAACTACAATGTTCAAGAGAGGTTGTGCTTTAGGGGCTTTTGATCTTCAAGTGCTTTAGGGTCGTGATCTTCCAGTGCTTTAGAGGCTTTTGATCTTCCAGTGCTTTAGGATCATGATTGACAATGTCGTCTGCTCAACTATGAGTTTGGTCATGGTGAACCTTGAACTAAACCCTCAAAAATCATCTTCCAAAAGAACAAAGAAGCTTCCCAAATAGAGTGACTAAAATCATTGTTTTTTGGTCGTGCTTGATTTACAAGTTGATAATGCTAGAAGACATGGGATTTTACTAGAGGTCGTCCAGGTTCTCGCTGATTTGAACCTGTCCATAAAGAAAGCTTACATATCTTAGGATGGAAGGTGGTCCATAGATGGTAAGAAAAAACAACTTCTTCAATGGTGTCCTTGCCAACTTTCTAGCACACTTTagcatctttttattatttttgagttaaaaaaattttcatgcTATATCCAAGAAGTTTCTGACACATGGATTGACATTTTTTTTCCGTCTTATTATTATGTGACTGATCAGAGACAACCTAACGGATGAGAGCGTTATCAGCTTATTATTACCTCACAATAAAAATCCTATCCTAACCGGCCACTACACAAAAGGCCCAAAtctaaaaagtaattaataaaaataaaataaaataaacaataaaaatactaataaataaattaaaacaaattaatttttagGATCTTACATTTCGCATCGTTCATCAAAGTGTCTACAAATTTAATTTACCTCTTAAgtccaataaaataaatcttgttttttttttttaatctatcaaAATATGCAATTATTAAACGTCACTAACTTATTGTTATTCAaagttattttctaaaatttaattttttttgttaaaaattatatttctttttattaaaaattttgtctcacccaactagacaaacgtgctttgtaCATTACTCcaacctagtatatatatatatatatatataagagaagtGCTAGGAATTAAAGAATGTTTCTATCTAATTTCacgtttttctcaattttctaaaccaatgaaaattttcatataaacaaTCATGTAAATTAATACATGAGTTCCAATTAACATGCAACATGCTTCATACATGATCATGTGTTGTTATACATGAAAGCAATTATGTTCTTTAATTTGtcaaagataataataatagtatatatatgttcaacatattatatgttaaaaagataaaactaaaaaaatgtgaattggATTAGGATTTAGTGGGTTCATTAGTTCAGATATTGTTAACTCAATTTCAATTCATGACattaattttgaacaaaatatttGATCATGATGAAGAGAGCTCGATCGATCGATGGATGGATATATAAGGGACTGCAAGTTCTTGATCTCTCCTTCCTAGCTCGGTCAAAGTACTACCATGTAGCTCCTCACAATATATAATCTAcacatttataataatttaaagttCCAAAATTCGGaaggaaaattatttttattttttattaaaaaataaaattaaaataagatgagaatatagaatatatcaCGGAACCGAACAATGTATTTGAATGGTTGATATATACTGAAATTAGCACATGGCAATAAAGAATTTATAGTAACGTACATGAAAGAAAAAGGCACTTTAGTCAAGACATGACCAAGATATTATGGACCATTCTCTATTTGTGCAAGCATGATTTGAAATATGAATTGTTTCTTCCCTATCCGTCCTAGCTTGTTGCTTGCGTGatgctttatattttttatcttgatCATTCTACATTAATCTACATGCCATGTTCCATTGTTCCCCAAAGTCATGGCATGCAATTGCCTGCCTgcctatatatatgtgcataatTAGAAACGTGCGTAAAATcccatttttcttatattatatctAGGTTtgacatatgtatatatgtagctagctagcatatGGTTTGACGAATTTGGCAATCAACGAGTTTAGTAATCATACTCGACAAACCAATTAATTAAGCACCTGGTTGAGCCATTCAACTTCCAATTTATGGTACAAATTCAAAGTAGTTTGTGCGGTGGATTAATCGTCATCAATGACGCATGATtatatatgtgcatgtgtgTATTTAACATGTATTCCCATTTATTGGttacaagaaaattatttatttgtgatcaatatattattttttgtaaacataattattttttgtctaaataaaattgttttcgttataaataatttatcccaaatttatttattttttaataaatatatgcaAATACATGGAAGTAACGTAATGTGAAAGAGTAGTAGGGGCCGGTATAGAAACGCCTACCCAGCCGCATTAAATCCTAATTAATATG
This sequence is a window from Carya illinoinensis cultivar Pawnee chromosome 9, C.illinoinensisPawnee_v1, whole genome shotgun sequence. Protein-coding genes within it:
- the LOC122276258 gene encoding protein SRG1-like; amino-acid sequence: MEGVDFSSSNPVLMNVKEFAKEQMSTAAVPKSYICRDQEPDLGLSDCGINTLAAVIPTIDMEKLVFGEPTECYLELQKLHSSCKDWGLFQIVNHGVSSSLLNKLKQEIEEFFNLSMEEKTKYKVRPGDAEGYGTVIRSKDQKLDWGDRFYMLINPIQRRKPHLFPKLPSSLRNTLESYFSELQELAMTLVGLMGKSLNIDKREMEELFVDGMQSMRMTCYPPCPQPELVVGLTPHSDASGITILHQVNGVEGLQIKKDGVWMPVNFLPDALVVNVGDIIEILSNGAYKSIEHRVTVNAEKERISIAMFFNPKFEAEIGPFKSLLNTNSPPLFGRIGMEEYVKGFFSRYLNGKSNVEKMKTKIEEGNVNSATTA